One Coccinella septempunctata chromosome X, icCocSept1.1, whole genome shotgun sequence genomic window carries:
- the LOC123322322 gene encoding uncharacterized protein LOC123322322: MDENQTDQIPGGLFIIIKERHGNIIYGRCKDFVNGHRKLARLTNRRIFLLRCRRERIFPNHIIHNINQIYSLEVEEHPFRNKIGKILSRFRNSILNVEIKITIWNLRKTNQRLRESDAFLANLISPSLVSSLRSFARKTLDRVLLETKENNVKKLDNLLRTQKPTVNLVTSDNYIRNYTGVVLPDNVKSVLALGPKHGIPPFKFPTLEVIKDIESCISVSPFTDEIKNKYRIRCINTINNYRNNPVSGRLQQTPTFKQLTDTNNFVRDHPELIINSSDKGNTTVVMYRGEYLEEAHRMLSDTEVYVLLTADPTKLYQDKINRILKKFKEESMITADEYKKLIRHNGISPRLYFLRKTHKEGLSFRPISNNINSPTYNIGKFLHQILSQVLSTSPYNVKNSFDLKRDLQGVHVPEGYILVSLDVVSLFTYISRELVITMIKKQWNYIKNFTNLSR, encoded by the coding sequence atgGACGAAAACCAAACTGATCAAATACCTGGGGGTTTATTCATTATCATCAAAGAAAGACATGGAAACATTATATACGGACGTTGCAAAGATTTCGTAAATGGCCATAGAAAACTAGCCAGATTGACGAAcagaagaatatttttgttgaGGTGCAGACGAGAAAGAATTTTTCCTAACCACATCATTCATAACATAAACCAAATATATTCCTTGGAAGTTGAAGAGCACCCGTTCAGAAACAAAATAGGGAAGATTTTGAGTAGATTCAGAAATTCCATATTGAATGtggaaataaaaattactatttggaATTTGAGGAAGACAAATCAGAGGTTGAGAGAGTCAGATGCTTTCCTCGCAAACTTGATATCTCCTAGCTTAGTTAGCTCCCTCAGATCCTTTGCAAGAAAAACTTTAGATAGAGTTCTACTGGAAACTAAGGAAAACAATGTTAAAAAACTGGATAACCTATTGAGGACACAAAAACCCACTGTGAATTTGGTGACTTCTGACAATTATATAAGAAACTATACAGGTGTAGTTCTGCCGGATAATGTTAAGTCAGTGTTAGCTCTCGGTCCCAAACATGGAATCCCCCCATTCAAATTCCCAACTTTGGAAGTTATTAAAGACATAGAGAGTTGTATATCTGTCTCTCCTTTTACTGATGAGATAAAGAATAAATACAGGATCAGATGTATAAACACCATCAATAACTATAGGAATAACCCTGTTAGCGGAAGGTTACAGCAAACTCCGACATTCAAACAACTGACGGACACTAACAACTTTGTGAGAGATCACCCGGAATTAATTATAAATTCATCAGACAAAGGTAATACTACGGTGGTCATGTATAGGGGTGAATATTTGGAGGAGGCCCATAGAATGTTAAGTGACACTGAAGTTTATGTACTGCTAACAGCAGACCCCACAAAGCTGTACCAGGATAAGATAAACAGGATATTAAAGAAGTTTAAAGAGGAATCAATGATTACAGCTGATGAGTACAAAAAACTGATCCGACATAATGGTATTTCTCCCAGGTTATACTTCCTCAGAAAGACCCATAAGGAAGGCCTCTCTTTTAGACCTATTTCCAACAATATCAATTCTCCAACCTACAACATTGGAAAGTTTCTCCACcaaattttatctcaagtgTTGTCAACTTCACCATATAATGTCAAAaactcttttgacctcaaaagagATCTACAGGGTGTCCATGTTCCGGAGGGTTACATTCTGGTGTCGCTAGATGTGGTCTCACTGTTCACCTATATATCCAGAGAACTTGTGATAACTATGATAAAGAAACAATGGAACTATATTAAGAACTTCACCAACCTAAGTAGATAA